The proteins below are encoded in one region of bacterium:
- a CDS encoding flagellar hook-length control protein FliK: MLSAQNFPSGADRLQFIKTRAARQIEEKSRGRESKTVPPDSDNLFFQFLSRSLSSFDKAKDMTGDMAARVRDAVKDMPQVAVKDMPQAENLALDAARDRDMARDTDMAADVDMAGDMDMIRDGDIAVDVDMARSVKTSGEVNTDGEVAVTRDSDMTGKMNVAQAGYFMRDAGEVAQNRYWAGDTFRAQAIARDMVQSQDTRGRGIARYRAQDRIGKNGIGRITLVESEADKIYIKRIIPYHWSTVRIDFENVRPLQAQQEGEPGPAVVNKGSADTDIGSGKDTRSLPGETPLHPGESQGSHEGIREGFQPPPVRIQSFSGVTQPDPEVTQSLSRGHQYLPFIEEDLKPLWRREPLWLEHTASPLPSEGNAIQLSPAIHESGYVEPSARKMTIPSSSLHEKESGVVPPQSKGLPHTVGAAAEGSGQTPAFVRETEEGDLIYHPYSASPLTDNVINLALRTAKPLTTTLSPQGRGGKETALGSMTALDLMTSPFEGERDDSLAPGGKVDNEVIAMREEYDRSFPNEDVDSLSVIEGDDHGESLPPLEVVRGSIIEGEGNHSEYFAEPARQSTLDPQAEPEKSPLNPELISGPQNRYRVDWQAVPNGQGKLSSDAASARQDKLNMKAEPDQNGKLNLEPVFVPRAQAQDEVEPVPVMQDKFRIQAEPDQKGKFSSEPVPGQRVQNGINWQAEPDGQSKFSFDAEPVKHGEYTLQVDSDQNGEFSPATVPPGPQAQEPDGVTWQAESPDGQSKLNPEAASAQQSMFTPQAETEQMGELNQEPVTVLQGQDRINWQIAPDGQDKASLEVASARQDKLNMKAEEPDGRGTMSPEAVSIRQGMFNPQAEPDQKDKPNPEPVLRPLDQNGITGQVEPDEQSRLRLEAASARQDEVGMKTEPDQKGKFSLAEPAPGPQARSQDQDQGQVTWQSEPDGQDKLGLEAAPAQRSPFNPQVELSQKGKLNSEPVPGPQDQNEINWQAWPDEQAKLRPEAASAQQSMFTPQAETEQRGELNQEAVTVLQEQDRINWQIIAPDGQGNQSLGGASAMQDELKVKVELDHKGKLNPEPALRQQGQEQDRVIWDAVTEGQGKLGLEAASVKQDEHTPDVPHFPFFNEKGENSHHPHPASPLKGEESDGGLPATGAPPLKGEEYERGTSPRWGTSEHTLQAETEQRVELNPEPVSAPQAQAQDRVTWQAESDGQSRLSPGTISARQDELNPQAETEQKGELNPEPVSAPQAQERDRVIWQAEPDSQGKLSPEVEVVFAQRSMFNPQAEPDQKGELNPEPIPVSQAQEQKGEEVKIIWQAIPDEQGKVGLETVSVKQNEFTLKIEPHQKDDFNPEPVPGLQAQDSEPVPGPQDQNEINWQAWPDEQAKLRPEAASAQQSMFTPQAETEQRGELNQEAVTVLQEQDRINWQIIAPDGQGNQSLGGASAMQDELKVKVELDHKGELNPEPVPAPQAQAQDRVTWQAEPDSQGKLSPEVEVVFAQRSMFNPQAEPDQKGELNPEPIPVPQAQEQKGEEVKIIWQAIPDEQGKVGLEAVSVKQNELTLKIEPHQKDDFNPEPVPGLQAQDQAQDQDRVIWQAEPDGQGKPGMEAAPTQQSMFNPQAEPDQKGKPNLETASARQDKLDPQAEHDPKGKLNPEPVPEQQYQGQDRINWQAEPDGAGKPGLEAASVRQDEFNMKVEPDPKGEPILESVPEPQGQNRVNWLAGPDEQGALSLDAASARQDELNMNRGPDPKDERKPGLVPAPQDNLNQQAEPALSTDLNSWEDLNLPESFDPQPKFDLPVESDPDLQGKIDPQDKQRLIDLRVIQETVNPRTIDPQGRQREIDQQSDKLQSIQGETDRHSKPQDADPRREKADIDPQVMQKEGNLQGTQRVIDPQGTRQDIDPLGKQQVIGPHIVQGITDPEGNREEIGFQDRKGGDADHQSRQRAVDFQAQQQAGNLQGKQQDTDPKAIPKALQGDVDLQGKLTRQVDLNPPQNWQSQTQPVKPGSKSSSAQQGDEKNVLPISSKEQPGSGISVSSPPHPFAAPPSKEVDVPAISRSLTGLVEKQSTPYHDKPKSGPLTSPDSKEAAFSLKLPGQPSLRESTSLPAAINTSTSAASSPVEEIIQQVMPRLTAHIRDNGHSLTVNLHPEHLGRLHISLELKENMFRAHLAADNPQTQKILEENLASLKVSLARHLADQGLEVNQFSVSVGGGGIGHQKQSRFSGYPEGQYQKRREQGLAGISAADTPGSPFGQNGKHDTGDNEINYLA, from the coding sequence ATGCTTTCGGCTCAGAATTTTCCATCAGGTGCGGATCGCCTCCAATTTATAAAAACCAGAGCGGCCAGACAGATCGAAGAAAAATCCAGAGGGAGAGAATCAAAAACGGTTCCCCCTGATTCCGACAATCTCTTTTTCCAGTTTCTGAGCCGTTCCCTGAGCTCCTTTGATAAAGCAAAGGACATGACCGGGGACATGGCAGCCAGGGTCAGGGATGCGGTCAAGGATATGCCGCAGGTTGCAGTCAAGGATATGCCGCAGGCTGAGAATTTGGCTCTGGATGCGGCCAGGGATAGAGATATGGCCAGAGATACGGACATGGCCGCTGATGTGGACATGGCCGGAGATATGGATATGATCAGGGATGGAGACATAGCCGTGGATGTGGATATGGCCAGGAGCGTGAAAACATCCGGGGAGGTGAATACGGATGGAGAAGTGGCTGTGACCAGGGACTCGGACATGACCGGGAAGATGAACGTGGCTCAGGCCGGGTATTTCATGAGAGATGCCGGGGAAGTGGCTCAAAACAGGTATTGGGCCGGGGACACGTTCAGAGCGCAGGCCATAGCCAGGGATATGGTTCAGTCTCAGGATACCAGGGGCAGGGGTATAGCCAGGTACAGAGCCCAGGATCGGATCGGGAAGAACGGGATCGGGAGAATAACCCTGGTGGAATCAGAGGCAGATAAAATATATATAAAGCGGATAATTCCTTACCATTGGTCCACAGTCAGGATTGACTTTGAAAATGTGCGCCCACTCCAGGCACAGCAGGAAGGAGAGCCCGGACCGGCAGTTGTCAATAAGGGGTCAGCAGACACAGACATTGGTTCAGGGAAAGACACCCGGAGCCTCCCTGGGGAAACCCCACTTCACCCTGGGGAAAGTCAGGGTAGCCATGAGGGTATCCGTGAGGGGTTCCAGCCTCCCCCGGTGCGAATTCAAAGCTTCTCTGGGGTAACACAACCTGACCCGGAAGTGACTCAAAGTCTATCCCGTGGTCATCAATACCTCCCATTTATCGAGGAGGACTTAAAGCCCCTGTGGCGCAGGGAGCCCCTGTGGCTTGAGCACACTGCCAGCCCTCTCCCCAGTGAGGGCAATGCTATTCAGTTAAGCCCGGCTATTCATGAAAGCGGCTATGTTGAGCCATCTGCAAGGAAAATGACTATCCCTTCATCCTCACTCCATGAGAAGGAAAGCGGTGTCGTGCCACCGCAATCCAAAGGGCTACCCCACACTGTGGGTGCCGCCGCAGAAGGCAGTGGCCAGACTCCTGCCTTTGTCAGGGAGACAGAAGAGGGTGATCTCATCTATCATCCCTATTCAGCCTCCCCCCTTACGGACAATGTCATTAACTTAGCGCTTCGCACCGCAAAGCCGCTCACCACAACCCTCTCTCCACAGGGGCGAGGGGGGAAAGAGACTGCCCTGGGCTCAATGACTGCCCTTGATTTAATGACATCGCCCTTTGAGGGGGAGAGGGATGACAGTCTCGCACCTGGTGGGAAGGTGGATAATGAAGTCATAGCCATGAGAGAGGAGTATGATAGATCATTTCCTAATGAGGATGTGGATAGCCTATCCGTGATCGAAGGGGATGATCATGGTGAATCCTTACCTCCTTTGGAGGTAGTTCGCGGCTCCATCATCGAAGGGGAAGGCAATCACAGCGAATACTTCGCAGAACCTGCCCGGCAGAGCACCCTTGACCCCCAGGCGGAGCCTGAGAAGAGCCCGCTCAATCCGGAGTTGATTTCTGGGCCGCAGAATAGGTATAGGGTTGATTGGCAGGCAGTGCCCAATGGGCAGGGCAAACTTAGCTCAGATGCAGCTTCGGCCAGGCAGGATAAGCTCAACATGAAGGCAGAACCTGACCAGAATGGCAAGCTCAATCTGGAGCCAGTTTTTGTGCCGCGGGCACAGGCTCAGGATGAGGTAGAGCCTGTGCCTGTCATGCAGGATAAATTCAGGATACAGGCAGAGCCTGACCAGAAGGGAAAATTCAGCTCGGAGCCAGTTCCCGGGCAGCGGGTTCAGAATGGGATTAATTGGCAGGCAGAGCCTGATGGACAGAGCAAATTTAGCTTTGATGCAGAACCTGTCAAGCATGGTGAATATACCCTGCAGGTGGACTCAGATCAGAATGGCGAGTTCAGCCCGGCGACAGTTCCCCCCGGCCCGCAGGCTCAGGAACCGGATGGGGTTACATGGCAGGCAGAGTCTCCTGATGGGCAAAGTAAGCTTAACCCGGAGGCTGCGTCTGCGCAGCAGAGCATGTTCACCCCGCAGGCAGAGACTGAGCAGATGGGCGAGCTCAATCAGGAGCCAGTCACTGTGCTCCAGGGACAGGATAGGATTAATTGGCAGATAGCACCTGATGGGCAGGACAAGGCCAGCCTGGAAGTAGCATCGGCCAGGCAGGATAAGCTCAATATGAAGGCAGAGGAACCCGATGGGCGGGGCACGATGAGCCCGGAGGCAGTATCTATCCGGCAGGGCATGTTCAATCCGCAGGCAGAGCCTGATCAGAAGGACAAGCCCAACCCTGAGCCAGTTCTCAGGCCGTTGGATCAGAATGGGATTACAGGGCAGGTGGAGCCTGATGAGCAGAGCAGGCTCCGCTTGGAAGCAGCTTCAGCCAGGCAGGATGAAGTCGGCATGAAGACAGAGCCTGACCAGAAGGGCAAATTTAGCCTGGCGGAGCCAGCCCCTGGGCCGCAGGCTCGGAGTCAGGATCAGGATCAGGGCCAGGTTACATGGCAATCAGAGCCTGATGGGCAAGACAAGCTCGGTTTGGAGGCAGCGCCTGCCCAGCGGAGTCCATTCAACCCGCAGGTAGAGCTTAGTCAGAAGGGCAAGCTCAATTCGGAACCAGTTCCCGGTCCGCAGGACCAGAATGAGATTAATTGGCAGGCATGGCCTGATGAGCAGGCCAAGCTCAGGCCGGAGGCAGCGTCTGCGCAGCAGAGCATGTTCACTCCGCAGGCAGAGACTGAGCAGAGGGGTGAGCTTAACCAGGAGGCAGTCACTGTGCTCCAGGAACAGGATAGGATTAATTGGCAGATAATAGCACCTGATGGGCAGGGCAACCAGAGCCTGGGGGGAGCATCGGCCATGCAGGATGAGCTTAAGGTGAAGGTGGAACTTGACCATAAGGGCAAGCTCAATCCGGAGCCAGCTCTTAGGCAGCAGGGTCAGGAACAGGATAGGGTTATATGGGATGCGGTGACTGAAGGGCAGGGCAAGCTTGGCCTGGAGGCAGCATCTGTCAAACAGGATGAACACACCCCGGATGTTCCCCATTTCCCCTTTTTCAATGAGAAGGGTGAGAATAGCCATCACCCCCACCCAGCCTCCCCCCTCAAGGGGGAGGAGAGTGATGGAGGCTTGCCTGCTACAGGGGCTCCCCCCCTCAAGGGGGAGGAGTATGAGAGAGGCACCTCTCCAAGATGGGGAACCTCTGAACACACCCTGCAGGCAGAGACTGAGCAGAGGGTCGAGCTCAATCCGGAGCCAGTTTCTGCGCCGCAGGCTCAGGCTCAGGATAGAGTTACATGGCAGGCAGAGTCTGACGGGCAGAGCAGGTTGAGCCCAGGGACAATATCTGCCAGGCAGGATGAGCTCAACCCGCAGGCAGAGACTGAGCAGAAGGGCGAGCTCAATCCGGAGCCAGTTTCTGCGCCGCAGGCTCAGGAGCGGGATAGGGTTATATGGCAGGCAGAGCCTGATAGCCAGGGTAAGCTCAGTCCGGAGGTGGAGGTAGTATTTGCCCAGCGGAGCATGTTCAACCCGCAGGCGGAACCTGACCAGAAGGGTGAGCTCAATCCAGAGCCAATCCCTGTGTCGCAGGCTCAGGAACAAAAAGGGGAAGAGGTAAAGATTATATGGCAGGCAATTCCTGATGAACAGGGCAAGGTCGGTTTGGAGACAGTGTCTGTCAAGCAGAATGAGTTTACCCTGAAGATAGAACCTCACCAGAAGGACGATTTTAATCCGGAGCCAGTTCCTGGGCTTCAGGCTCAGGATTCGGAACCGGTTCCCGGTCCGCAGGACCAGAATGAGATTAATTGGCAGGCATGGCCTGATGAGCAGGCCAAGCTCAGGCCGGAGGCAGCGTCTGCGCAGCAGAGCATGTTCACTCCGCAGGCAGAGACTGAGCAGAGGGGTGAGCTTAACCAGGAGGCAGTCACTGTGCTCCAGGAACAGGATAGGATTAATTGGCAGATAATAGCACCTGATGGGCAGGGCAACCAGAGCCTGGGGGGAGCATCGGCCATGCAGGATGAGCTTAAGGTGAAGGTGGAACTTGACCATAAGGGCGAGCTCAATCCGGAGCCAGTTCCTGCGCCGCAGGCTCAGGCTCAGGATAGAGTTACATGGCAGGCAGAGCCTGATAGCCAGGGTAAGCTCAGTCCGGAGGTGGAGGTAGTATTTGCCCAGCGGAGCATGTTCAACCCGCAGGCGGAACCTGACCAGAAGGGTGAGCTCAATCCAGAGCCAATCCCTGTGCCGCAGGCTCAGGAACAAAAAGGGGAAGAGGTAAAGATTATATGGCAGGCAATTCCTGATGAACAGGGCAAGGTCGGTTTGGAGGCAGTGTCTGTCAAGCAGAATGAGCTTACCCTGAAGATAGAACCTCACCAGAAGGACGATTTTAATCCGGAGCCAGTTCCTGGGCTTCAGGCTCAGGATCAGGCTCAGGATCAGGATAGAGTTATATGGCAGGCAGAACCTGATGGGCAGGGCAAGCCTGGCATGGAGGCAGCGCCCACCCAGCAGAGCATGTTCAACCCGCAAGCTGAGCCTGACCAGAAGGGTAAGCCCAACCTGGAGACAGCATCCGCCAGGCAGGATAAACTTGACCCGCAGGCAGAACATGACCCGAAGGGCAAGCTCAATCCGGAGCCGGTTCCTGAGCAGCAGTATCAGGGACAGGATAGAATTAATTGGCAGGCAGAGCCTGATGGGGCGGGCAAACCCGGCTTAGAGGCAGCATCAGTCAGACAGGATGAGTTCAATATGAAGGTAGAGCCTGACCCGAAGGGTGAGCCCATCCTGGAGTCAGTTCCTGAGCCGCAGGGCCAAAATAGAGTTAATTGGCTGGCAGGGCCTGATGAGCAGGGCGCGCTCAGTTTAGATGCAGCATCTGCCAGGCAGGATGAGCTCAATATGAACAGAGGACCTGACCCGAAGGACGAACGCAAGCCGGGTCTCGTTCCTGCCCCGCAGGATAATCTTAACCAGCAAGCGGAGCCTGCTCTGTCAACAGACCTGAATTCGTGGGAAGACCTTAATCTTCCGGAAAGCTTCGATCCACAGCCAAAGTTTGACCTGCCGGTTGAATCTGATCCTGATCTTCAGGGAAAGATCGATCCGCAGGATAAACAACGGCTGATTGATCTGCGGGTTATACAAGAAACCGTCAATCCGCGAACCATCGATCCGCAGGGCAGGCAGAGGGAGATTGACCAGCAGAGCGATAAACTGCAAAGCATACAGGGTGAGACAGACCGGCACAGCAAACCACAGGATGCCGACCCGCGGAGGGAAAAAGCGGATATTGATCCGCAGGTTATGCAAAAAGAGGGTAATCTCCAGGGCACTCAACGAGTGATTGATCCGCAGGGTACGCGACAGGATATCGATCCCCTCGGCAAGCAGCAAGTGATTGGTCCGCACATTGTACAGGGAATCACCGATCCGGAGGGCAACCGGGAGGAGATCGGTTTCCAGGACAGGAAGGGGGGGGATGCTGATCATCAGAGCAGACAGCGGGCGGTTGACTTCCAGGCTCAACAGCAGGCAGGCAATCTTCAGGGCAAACAGCAGGATACTGACCCGAAGGCCATACCGAAGGCTTTGCAGGGAGATGTTGACCTCCAGGGCAAACTCACCCGGCAGGTGGACCTGAATCCCCCGCAGAATTGGCAGAGTCAGACTCAGCCGGTAAAGCCGGGCTCAAAATCATCATCCGCACAACAGGGGGATGAAAAAAACGTACTGCCCATCAGCAGCAAGGAGCAGCCCGGAAGCGGCATATCAGTTTCTTCCCCGCCCCATCCGTTCGCGGCACCTCCATCGAAGGAGGTGGATGTTCCGGCAATTTCCCGGAGCCTGACGGGTCTGGTGGAAAAGCAGTCAACTCCTTACCATGATAAGCCCAAATCCGGCCCCCTGACATCACCTGACAGTAAAGAGGCGGCATTTTCCCTGAAATTACCCGGCCAGCCGTCTCTCAGGGAAAGCACATCGCTGCCGGCTGCAATCAATACCTCTACCTCAGCCGCATCTTCTCCTGTGGAGGAGATAATCCAGCAGGTCATGCCCCGGCTCACGGCTCATATCCGGGACAACGGCCATAGCCTGACCGTAAATCTTCATCCGGAGCATCTGGGCAGGCTGCATATCAGTCTCGAACTGAAGGAAAACATGTTCAGGGCTCATCTGGCGGCAGATAACCCGCAGACACAGAAAATTCTGGAGGAAAATCTTGCCTCCCTCAAGGTGTCACTGGCCAGGCATCTTGCAGATCAGGGGCTGGAAGTAAATCAATTTTCCGTATCCGTTGGGGGAGGAGGCATCGGCCATCAGAAACAAAGCAGGTTTTCCGGCTATCCGGAAGGCCAATACCAGAAAAGAAGAGAGCAGGGCTTAGCGGGTATATCCGCCGCCGATACCCCCGGTTCTCCGTTCGGCCAGAATGGAAAGCACGATACCGGCGATAATGAAATAAACTATTTAGCTTAA
- the flgC gene encoding flagellar basal body rod protein FlgC, which translates to MNLFTSLDVSSSGLMAQRYRMNLISSNIANATTTRTAAGGPYRRQDATFAAIPVQQPTFEEILKSVGIRPVNKVEVIGTFTDPRQPNLVYDPSHPDADADGVVAMPNISPIEEMGNLLTTMRAYEANLTAVSATKDMIKNTLKI; encoded by the coding sequence ATGAATCTGTTTACCTCACTTGATGTCAGTTCCTCCGGGCTGATGGCCCAGCGCTATCGGATGAATCTTATTTCCAGCAATATTGCCAATGCTACCACCACCAGGACTGCTGCCGGCGGCCCCTATCGCCGTCAGGACGCCACTTTCGCAGCCATTCCGGTTCAACAGCCTACCTTTGAGGAAATCCTGAAATCCGTTGGAATAAGGCCGGTGAACAAAGTCGAAGTGATCGGAACCTTCACCGATCCCCGGCAGCCGAACCTGGTCTATGACCCTTCGCATCCGGATGCAGATGCCGATGGTGTAGTGGCCATGCCCAATATCAGCCCCATAGAGGAAATGGGCAATCTGCTCACTACCATGCGTGCCTACGAAGCTAATCTTACCGCAGTCAGCGCGACCAAGGATATGATCAAGAACACGCTGAAAATATGA
- a CDS encoding flagellar basal body protein, with product MPISRIENAPMNIEAESKGQTGRIIQKKLFDQPFPDLEQGVDYRVRRNSLISSNIANLNTPNYRAFDLVMNEKLRDPQLVPTSTPVKNDGNTVDLDLEMSKLTENQLMFTTLTLMLSKRFEQLRTVIAEGRK from the coding sequence GTGCCAATCAGTAGAATCGAAAATGCGCCAATGAATATTGAGGCTGAATCGAAAGGCCAGACCGGCCGGATTATTCAAAAAAAATTGTTCGATCAACCCTTTCCTGATCTGGAACAGGGAGTGGATTACCGGGTCAGGCGCAACAGCCTGATCTCCTCGAATATCGCCAACCTGAATACCCCCAATTACCGGGCATTTGATCTGGTAATGAATGAAAAGCTGCGTGATCCTCAACTGGTGCCAACTTCCACGCCGGTCAAGAATGACGGAAATACCGTGGATCTGGACCTGGAAATGAGCAAACTTACTGAAAATCAGCTCATGTTCACCACTCTGACTCTGATGCTCTCGAAACGGTTCGAGCAACTGCGGACAGTTATTGCCGAAGGGAGAAAATAG
- a CDS encoding FliA/WhiG family RNA polymerase sigma factor, producing the protein MKNIFKTEKQYETSWIESEEDRNQLILDHLPMIKFIATRIANRLPPNVQTEDLIEAGIIGLLDAIEKFDASKDVKFKTYAEFRIRGAILDELRAQDWTPRSIHQKVKKVEKAYIDVEQRKGRAATDEEIAAEMNISLEKYHKLINQVRNVSIISLEDLTKVLPIDEKDNILECLKSSQDETIYEKVNLKQIKDLLAKAINELNVKDQMILSLYYWDELTMKEIGTILGLAESTISERHTKAMILLKQKLREVML; encoded by the coding sequence ATGAAAAATATATTTAAAACCGAGAAGCAGTACGAGACATCCTGGATTGAAAGCGAAGAGGATCGCAACCAACTGATCCTTGATCATCTGCCCATGATCAAATTCATCGCTACCCGCATCGCCAACCGTCTGCCTCCGAATGTCCAGACCGAAGACCTGATCGAAGCGGGCATCATCGGTCTCCTCGATGCCATAGAAAAATTTGACGCTTCCAAGGACGTCAAGTTCAAGACCTATGCAGAGTTCAGGATCCGCGGGGCAATTCTGGATGAGCTGCGGGCCCAGGACTGGACTCCCCGCTCCATACACCAGAAGGTCAAGAAGGTGGAAAAAGCCTACATCGACGTGGAGCAGAGAAAGGGCCGGGCAGCAACCGATGAGGAAATTGCCGCGGAAATGAATATCTCCCTGGAAAAATACCATAAGCTCATCAATCAGGTGCGCAACGTGTCCATTATCAGCCTGGAGGATTTAACCAAAGTCCTGCCCATCGATGAGAAGGACAATATTCTCGAATGCCTGAAAAGCTCACAGGATGAAACCATCTATGAGAAGGTCAATCTGAAGCAGATCAAAGACCTCTTGGCCAAGGCCATTAACGAGCTGAACGTCAAGGACCAGATGATCCTCTCGCTCTATTACTGGGACGAGCTGACCATGAAAGAAATCGGCACTATCCTGGGCCTTGCCGAATCGACTATCTCGGAGCGGCATACCAAGGCCATGATCCTGCTGAAGCAGAAACTCCGGGAAGTGATGCTGTAG
- a CDS encoding MinD/ParA family protein yields MFDQADNLRKMVAVTAAIPDESAAPLLIQKARIFSITSGKGGVGKTNIAVNLAFALRQFNKKVLIIDADLGLANVNILLGISSQWTLQHVIRQEKSIFEVIAESPDGVSILPAASGIEEMTHLSASQKLYLKSQLDLLDQHYDFILIDTAAGISSNVMAFNQMAQEVIVILSPDPTSLADAYATIKVLAIRYGVTGFHVITNHAYNALHGKDLFQKLEKICQRFLKVPIRHLGTLSADPRLVQASRNQQIVVKQYPRARISQEIRKVAESVGGIPYDPWSNKSINFFLSNVLNLGHE; encoded by the coding sequence ATGTTTGACCAGGCAGACAACCTTCGCAAAATGGTAGCTGTAACTGCTGCAATCCCTGATGAGTCCGCCGCTCCCCTGCTCATCCAGAAGGCCAGAATTTTTTCCATCACCAGCGGCAAGGGAGGGGTGGGAAAAACCAACATCGCCGTAAATCTGGCCTTTGCCTTGCGGCAGTTCAACAAAAAGGTGCTGATTATCGATGCCGATCTTGGACTGGCCAATGTCAATATCCTGCTGGGGATCTCGTCTCAGTGGACGCTCCAGCATGTTATCCGGCAGGAGAAAAGCATCTTTGAAGTGATTGCCGAAAGCCCCGATGGAGTTTCGATCCTGCCCGCAGCTTCCGGTATCGAAGAGATGACCCACCTGAGCGCCAGCCAGAAGCTCTACCTGAAATCCCAGCTCGATCTTCTGGATCAGCACTACGATTTCATCCTGATCGATACGGCAGCCGGCATCTCTTCCAATGTCATGGCTTTTAACCAGATGGCTCAGGAGGTGATAGTCATACTCTCCCCGGATCCGACCTCTCTGGCCGATGCCTATGCCACCATCAAGGTACTGGCCATACGGTATGGTGTTACCGGGTTTCATGTCATTACCAACCATGCATATAACGCCCTGCATGGAAAGGATCTTTTTCAGAAGTTGGAGAAGATCTGCCAGCGCTTCCTCAAGGTTCCCATCCGACACCTCGGGACTCTCTCGGCTGATCCCAGACTGGTTCAGGCATCAAGGAACCAGCAGATCGTGGTCAAGCAGTACCCCAGGGCCAGGATCAGTCAGGAGATCCGGAAGGTAGCAGAATCTGTTGGCGGTATTCCCTACGACCCGTGGTCTAACAAAAGCATTAATTTCTTCTTGAGTAATGTCCTTAATCTGGGACATGAGTGA
- the flhF gene encoding flagellar biosynthesis protein FlhF has translation MHIKKYVAGNIQEALRQVKRELGPEALILSVNNIKARTGPLALMSPARVEVMAALDEDIPSSGHPRQYPASILPSAQQPPEPSPVRSAGPGSVRTAGIDPQIDQQRSRRHLPDFQWMTEGAKQMAQSMKGAFSSFRGKNSGPGRESRKGHGPIVSLCQLLKNIGLQEDIIEHIYEVLTLEIPQPENYTSLHLEGLARDILARLVKTSGPIEQGARKPKFVALVGPTGTGKTTTIAKLSAEIVLKKRQKVGLITIDTYRIGAVEQLNTYAGIMNIPITPASSFEQMRKAVLQYQDQDYVLIDTAGFSHNDQEHLQLLNAFMAQVADPEIHLVLSINTNEKELINISQKFNLLRYEKLLFTKLDESSYPGTIFNHMIYTGKPISYITTGQKVPEDIEVATPDGIVDLLFQKSRFLPSPDLQANDWRAQGERKKHV, from the coding sequence ATGCACATTAAAAAGTATGTAGCCGGAAATATCCAGGAAGCTCTGCGACAGGTCAAAAGGGAACTGGGGCCTGAGGCGCTCATATTGTCCGTCAATAATATCAAGGCCAGGACCGGACCTTTGGCCCTCATGTCTCCGGCCCGGGTGGAAGTTATGGCTGCCCTGGATGAAGATATCCCATCCTCCGGGCATCCGCGCCAGTATCCGGCAAGCATTCTGCCTTCAGCACAGCAGCCCCCTGAACCGTCGCCGGTCCGGTCTGCCGGGCCGGGTTCAGTCCGTACTGCCGGTATCGATCCCCAAATCGATCAGCAGCGCTCCCGCAGGCACCTGCCCGATTTCCAGTGGATGACCGAGGGTGCAAAGCAGATGGCGCAGAGCATGAAAGGCGCTTTCAGCTCATTTCGCGGAAAAAATTCCGGTCCAGGCCGGGAGAGCCGAAAAGGCCATGGCCCGATTGTTTCCCTTTGTCAATTACTCAAAAACATCGGCCTTCAGGAGGACATTATCGAGCATATTTATGAAGTCCTCACTCTGGAGATCCCGCAGCCGGAAAACTATACCAGCCTCCACCTGGAAGGACTGGCCAGGGATATCCTTGCCCGGCTGGTTAAGACTTCCGGGCCGATAGAGCAGGGTGCACGAAAACCGAAATTCGTGGCCCTGGTCGGGCCTACGGGGACCGGAAAAACCACGACCATTGCCAAACTGTCCGCTGAAATCGTGTTGAAGAAACGGCAGAAGGTCGGCCTGATAACTATTGACACCTACCGGATCGGTGCAGTGGAACAGCTCAATACCTATGCCGGAATCATGAATATTCCCATAACACCGGCTTCCTCGTTCGAGCAGATGCGAAAAGCCGTGCTTCAATACCAGGATCAGGATTATGTTCTCATCGATACGGCGGGCTTCAGCCATAATGACCAGGAACACCTGCAACTGCTCAATGCATTTATGGCCCAGGTCGCCGATCCCGAGATCCACCTGGTGCTGAGCATCAATACCAATGAAAAGGAGTTGATCAATATCAGTCAGAAGTTCAATCTGCTGCGGTATGAGAAACTGCTGTTTACCAAGCTGGATGAAAGCTCATATCCCGGCACTATCTTTAATCACATGATTTATACCGGAAAGCCCATCTCCTATATAACCACAGGCCAGAAGGTTCCCGAAGATATCGAGGTGGCCACACCAGACGGCATCGTCGATTTATTGTTTCAGAAGAGCCGGTTTCTGCCTTCACCGGACCTTCAGGCGAACGACTGGAGAGCGCAGGGAGAGAGAAAGAAGCATGTTTGA